The Candidatus Nanosynbacter featherlites region TTGTCAACATACAACTTTTGGACAAAGCCATAAAACTTCGTCAACAAAAGTCTACTATCTTTATACCACTAATTAAATAAAATGTCAACGTCTATCATCAAAGACACAGCCCTGATCCCCTGTTAGCCAAGGCATAATCATTGACAGTATTAACAATATAGTGTATAATTTGATGACTATGAGTGAGCGACGTCCTGGCAGCACATCACCCACGCGGCAGAGGTGGCACCCGATTAACAACCCGGCGGAGCTTGGGCGCATTCAGGACCAGTTGGTAGAAACGCTGGATCGTCCTGAAATCACTGACAAACTGGGAGGTTTGGCGCTGGAACTTGCCGAGGTTGCTCAGCAGCTACATCCTGTTACGTACAATAGGGATGGTATTGTCAGCGCGGATGAGTTGCTGGCGTCTGACTCAAACAGTATTCCACTGGTCGGAAATACGAAATTTACGTCGCATTTTAAGCTTGCACCAACGCCCATGCAATTTGAAGCCATGGGTAGTAAGCTGGCTCATGAGGGGTATGGCGAAGCTGTAATTCGGCAACTAGGAAGTGTATTAGACAACAAATATAGCTCCAAGAAGATGGAGACTAACTACGCAGGCTTAGCGGTATGTCCTTCGTTGGCGACATACGTCACTCTTGCTCAGGGCGGTGTATTTTGTGCCGCAGGACAACCTTATATAGGCATGAACTTAACTCACATTCAACCGCTTAATGTTGCGGTTGTGGCTCATGAAGTGGCGCACGCGTTAGATTATATAAAGCATCCACTCCTCTATGTTTGCGACAAAGAAGACCTATCAGCTGTCACATTGGCAGATTTTAAGTCTCATCTTAAGCTTGCCCGTGAACTAAAGGCGTATGCAGTTGGTGATTGTATTGAGAAGTATTTTTCTGATACGCATGGATCAATGGGGCATGTTGAATTAGTATCTCACAAGGTTGAGGCTATTCGCCAGGAAGTCAATGGTCCCGTAACCTCAAAAGATGCCTTTGCGGTGCATGATGATTTGGTGAAGCGTTTGATTGCAGCAGGCTTGGGTCATATTTATCAGTAGAGCTTACGTCTTGAGCCTTACACTTGACAAAATACCAAGTATAATGTATAATAAAAAAGATAGTTATGAGAGACGAACTGTACATCATTAACCCACCAACCTCTAGCTATGATAATCCTATCTCGCTAGATTCTTTAAAGTACATGAAAGATAAACTATTAGGTGCTTTAGAGAATCCTGAGATACTTGATAAGCTGGGAGCGGTAGCCCTAGGGTTATATGACACGGCTCAAATGCTGGAGCCTATGGAATGGGTTGAGGGTGAAGAACTAGGAGATAGTCATCCTGACTCTGATTGGACGGATAAAAATATTATACCGCTTATTGGTTGTGATAAGTTTGTTATCTCTGGAAAACAGATGTCTCATATGCCAGTCCAAAAAGCTAAAATAGACGAGGCTCTCGCCAGCGACAAGTATGCCGGAGTGTATGGCAATGAAATATATGATCAGATAAAGGCCTCGCCTGTTATGACAAAAGAGGCAGGAAAGCTCACCGGATCTTGTCATACCAGTTTCTCCATGGTAACTGACATGGACCTTTATATATATTCTCGTCCTGTTGTCAGCGTAGCTAATAGTGGACTTATGGCTATCAATGTCGCCACTTTGTCTCACGAGACAGATCATGCGCGTGATTATGTTATGGACCCAGTTGTGGAGATATATCCCAAAGATGACCGAGCAAGACTCTGCTCTGAGCTGCGAGCCTATGCCGTAGGTAAGGTGTTTCAGGATCATCTAATGTACGAGGATAGAATGATGTTGAGATACCCTAGTTTATCAGATCAGGTAGAAAAGGTGCGAAGAGAGATTAATGGTCCCATAACCTCCGAAGATGCGTTTGCGGTGCATGAGGACATAATTCAGCGCTTGGAGCAAGCGGGTCTGAGTTATATTTATCGATAGATCTTACTCGAGTCTTATTTTACTAAGTAGATTGGCGACTATACTTGTGTCTGCTAATTCTTTCCAGGTTTGCTCACCGATGATTATGCCGAGCTCTGAAATATGTGTATCAATGTTTGGTGTATCCATTCTTCCACTGCTGTAAGAAAAAGATTTGAGGCGCCGATATAAACGTGCCAATACTGTCTCTGTTTGCATTATTTTGATAACGTCGCCGTATATCTTCTGTAACTCGAATTCATTCTCTAGGTTTCTAACTACTGCAAAGTTGCAAACACAATGTAATGTTTTACTAATTTTTGCTGCACATTCCTCAAAGCTATAATAACCTAAACGAGCGTTAGCTATGTCGGCCACTGTACCGTGAATCGTATAAGCCAGATAATGGGACAATGCTAGTAGCGCTGGATTATCATTTACTGTGATACTGAGGACGGAAGAAGGTTGGCTGATCAATGGTATTGGCTCATTAATTTCGTGTAGGAATTCATGCTCAGCAAGTTGCTTAACGATGAGGGGCTGATCAAGTCCTTCGATCGTCTGCCAAGCGGCATCATTTAGGGCTATGATATTTTGCCGGAGCGCGTTCATATCATCGCACGCCACAGTCTGCTTTTTCTCTGCCGTGATTTGATTCATTGCCAAAAGTAGAGCTTCGTCGTTTGTAGATGCCTGAATATGTCGCAACTTATCCGTTAAGCTTACCGCTTCATCAGTATAGAGATCGATATCAATGGTAATAAGTCCTGTGTCTATATAGTGTGAACCAAGTGCGAAATAATCAACTTGTCGCAACAAGCCAGCCCGCTGCGTCATTTGCTTGAACGTATTCATCGCTAGATGTTCATAAATATGTGCCTCAATCGGTGAAGTGGCTTGTTTGCAGAGAAAAATTCGTTGCATATCGTCTGTTCCAGGATAGACTTATCATGACGATATGTCTATTTTAGTTTGCTTTGAACCGTGCTGATACAGGCTAATTTGCGTTGCTCGCAAAACCTTAGTCAAATTCTCTACGCTAGCGATTTTCTTCCAGCCAGCAGAGCCTAAGATGGCGCCAAATTCCCTGAGCAGGCGATCCTCGTCTGGAGCGGCGTGCGGATTGGAAGAGTAAGAAGCTAGTGATAGATAATTCGCAAAACGTTGCATAACTTCTAGTTTAGTGATCGTTTCTAGGGTGTGTTTAACGCTTGCGGTGATTTCCTCTATTTGTGTTATCGGCATTATGCGAGGGTTAATTAAAAACGTACTAATGACAGTTGTTGAGTTTGCGCTGTCTCGAGCGTCTTCATGAGCAAAATAAGCACCAAACTCTTGGCAAACCCTTTGTCCTATTGATAAATTCAAAAAGTGCGCTAACTCGCGCCACAGTATGCGCAGCTCAATCGACGGGTCGCTAAATTGTAATTGTAACTTAATTTTACGCGGCTTGGTGGCTGGCTGGTCGGTAACATATATCAGGTCAAGCAACTTTTTATCTTCAAGCGTATCTCTCGGTAGTAATTCAACTGAATCTAATTCTTGCCAGGATTGATCATTAAGCATTCTTAGGTTGTCGATTATTATAGCGATATCGCCAATGAAAATTGCCTCTGATTCTTCTGCTGCAATTTGTGATAATGCTCGCGAAATTGGCAGATGGCAAGGAGCTTTGCCAAGGTCGGCTTTCATCGTCACGAAACCTTTAAGTAGCTCCATCGATGCTTTGTTGTAGCATTCTGCAGAGATAATTATCACACCGGAACCATATGTAGCGCCATTTAGCGCATAATCTAGCAGCTTGTATTGCCTGTGGTGGTAAAGATAATCAGTAACTGTGGTGATAAACAAATGCTCATAAAGATGAGCGAGTTGTGTACAGGGGTGGTGTTTGATAAGTATAGAATACCTCATGAGAAAATTCTAACAGGAAAATGAGTTAGTTTATAGACATAACTCAGGTCTGGGACGAATTAGGAGCGGAAACGCTTGGGATTCCGGTTGCTCTTGATACCGTCACCGTGCGGGTTGGTGCCCTTGCGCCTGGAGCGGTTACCTCCGCCGCGCATGAGTGCGTTATTACGCCTCGTTGAGCACTTGGAGCAAGGACAGACCTTCCTTGGGACACCATAAGTCGAGCATTTGCTGCTGCGGACCATGATAGCTCCTTCTGGAGTCGGGCGAAGAAAAATTATTCTCCGCAAAGTGGGACGTCTCAAGCCTAGTGGCTTATAGGCGAAACGCCGACCTCTGCGATTGCAAAAGCTAATATATATATCAATAATAGAACAAAATGTCAATAGGTTTTTGTCAATATTATGTTATAAAAATATCGTGACCCCTGTTGCGAGACGTGGGTAAAACATACTGTTAACTGCTGAAATGTTGTAATAAGTGCTAGTTCTGTCGTACCTCTTCTAGGGCTCGGCTAGTCGCCTCGACCAGCTCCCGTACGATTTGGTCATACTCTTCATATACACGAAATCCGGCCGCGTACGGATGGCCACCGCCGCCGAAGTAGCCAGCCACGGTGTCGGCGATCGGTAAATTGCCGCGCAGGCGGGCCGTCAGTTTACCATCGGGGTAGGTTTTAATGACGCAGGAAAGTGCCACGCCCTCGACCAGTCGCAGTTCGTCGCCAATCAGTGCGCCGGGGTTGTAGGCGTCGCTGTAGGCTTGGATTTCCTCAAATGGCACGTGCACCAACGCCAATTGCCCGTCCAGCAAGTATTCGATTCGCTCAATTAATTTTCCCTTGTACGCCAAAATCTCCGGGGATTTCTTCATGAATTCGCGCCGCCGCTCTTCAATTTCGGCGTTGGACGCGCCCAGCTCGGTCAATTCACCAGCCACGTGGAAGGTTGACGCAGTGGTGTTTGGTGTGGTGAGGCCCAGACTGTCAGACATGATGGCGATGAGGAGATTTTCGGCGGCCTGCTGGTTGATGGTCCAGCCAACATGGGTGAATAATTGATATAGCAATTCCCCGGTAGCCACCACCGTGTCAGAGAGCATGGTATGCTCAAAGCTCAGCGTTGACTCGGCAGTGTGGTGGTCAACGACCAAGACTGGATGCGTCTCCAAAAAATGCCGTACGCCTGGCGTCTCTAAGACCTTGCTGAGCAAAATATCAGCGCTAGTGTCCACGATGATGGTCAGGTCAGCATGGGCTGGAAAATCGCCAACCACCCGGTCCCAACCGCGGATATACCGCAGATATTTGGGGATGTCGACCGGGCAATACAACGTCACGGTTTTACCCAAATCACTCAGCACCTCCTCCAGCGCCAAACTAGAACCCAGGCTGTCGCCGTCGGGGTTTTCGGCTTGGATGATGACGATGTTGTTGGCGGATTGGATAAGTTGTTGGGCGGTATCAAACATGGTTTTATTATAGCAGACAAGGTTTTTACCGATACAGCAGCGTTTTTAACAAAAACCGCCATTATTATTGACAAAAAATAAAGTTTATGATAATATGGACACATAAGATCCGAGGTGAGGATCGAAAGAAGAGGAGTTTTTATGAATAAATTTAAGAAAATCGGTATAGCTATCTCTTTGGGGATTGCTTTAATCGGTGGTTTTTGGATGGCAACTCCATCTAAGGCTGCCAACTGTAGTAACTTTAATGTTGTCCACTGTGGTACCAATTCTCTGTCAGAATTGAAAGCTGCGTATGCTCGTCCAGAGATCAAATCATTGTACAACCAATGGTACATCAATGACGAAATGGTACAAGGCGGCTCAAACATGCGTGAAGGTGTGGTTGACGCTAATGGAAACATTACTGTCGATGGTCGTGTTGTTGCCACTAATGCAGTAACT contains the following coding sequences:
- a CDS encoding DHH family phosphoesterase — encoded protein: MFDTAQQLIQSANNIVIIQAENPDGDSLGSSLALEEVLSDLGKTVTLYCPVDIPKYLRYIRGWDRVVGDFPAHADLTIIVDTSADILLSKVLETPGVRHFLETHPVLVVDHHTAESTLSFEHTMLSDTVVATGELLYQLFTHVGWTINQQAAENLLIAIMSDSLGLTTPNTTASTFHVAGELTELGASNAEIEERRREFMKKSPEILAYKGKLIERIEYLLDGQLALVHVPFEEIQAYSDAYNPGALIGDELRLVEGVALSCVIKTYPDGKLTARLRGNLPIADTVAGYFGGGGHPYAAGFRVYEEYDQIVRELVEATSRALEEVRQN